From Paenibacillus antri:
TCGAGCGTCACGTCGCGCAGCGCGGGCAAACCGCCGCCCGAGGCGTAATCGACGGTTACCCGCCGGAGCCGAACGGTCATCACAACGCCGCCTTTCTTATATCATCTTTCTTCTCGCCCATGCGCTGAGCGCGTCGGCGAGAAGAACGAGCGCCATTATGACGATCACGTCGACCGTCACTTGGGCGTACTTGAAAATTTTAAAATGCATGAACAATTGCTGTCCGATGCCGCCGGCGCCGATGAAGCCCAAGATAAGGGACGTGCGGATCGCGACCTCGAACCGATAAAAGTATTGCGAGACGACGTTCGGGGCGATCTGCGGCAAGATCCCGTACAACGCCTCCATGCCTCGCGACGCGCCCGCCGCGCGGAGCGCCTCCTGCGGGGCGGGATCGGCCGCTTCGACCAACTCGGAAACGAGCTTCCCGAGCACCCCGACGTTATGAAGCAGGATGGCGAGGACGGCCGGGAACGGACCGAGCCCGACCGCGACGACGAAGAGCAGGCCGAATACGATCTCCGGGACGGAACGCAGTAAGCTGAGGAACGCGCGAACGGCGCCCCTCAGCCATGGCGTCGCGACGTTGCCGGCCGCGAGAAGGCTGAGCGGCAAGGCGACGAGCAAGGCGAAGAAGGTGGACAGGAAGGCGATCATGAGCGTATCGATCGACAGCCGCACCGCGTCGCCGAGTACGCTCCAGTCGGGAGGCAGCCAGTCGTTGCGCAGGAAGACGACGATATTCGCCGCCGCGGCGAACTTCGTGACGTCCAGCTCGAGCCCGATCCAACTCAAGGCGAGCAGGAGCGCAAGCGCCGTTCCTAAGGCGATCGTACTTTTCTTGAGCCAAAGCATACCGCGTAGCCTCCGTTATTCGAGGCGGCCCTCTTTTTCCGCGACGACGCGGATGGACTCGTAATCCTCGTTGCTGGTCGGCGCGAAGCCGGAGATGCCGAAGCCGGACAAGATCGAC
This genomic window contains:
- the phnE gene encoding phosphonate ABC transporter, permease protein PhnE, whose protein sequence is MLWLKKSTIALGTALALLLALSWIGLELDVTKFAAAANIVVFLRNDWLPPDWSVLGDAVRLSIDTLMIAFLSTFFALLVALPLSLLAAGNVATPWLRGAVRAFLSLLRSVPEIVFGLLFVVAVGLGPFPAVLAILLHNVGVLGKLVSELVEAADPAPQEALRAAGASRGMEALYGILPQIAPNVVSQYFYRFEVAIRTSLILGFIGAGGIGQQLFMHFKIFKYAQVTVDVIVIMALVLLADALSAWARRKMI